The Aminithiophilus ramosus genome contains a region encoding:
- a CDS encoding ABC transporter permease codes for MNRSSTLSTLVTVVVSLLFGAVVVALLGHSPVEAYRELLKGAFWGRFNFGGTLERFVPLLLTALAFAVSSKVAVFNVGVEGELYLGAIAAAWVGAALTGVAAPIHIGLCLLAAMAAGGAWAAIPGALKAYWRVNEVCVTILANYVAIYITSYLVGYPLSAGTGVPQTAALAATARLSRILPPSRANSGLFIALAALFVTWWVVHRSTWGYRMRAVGENAGYAEHVGIRSRATMVWGMVFSGALGGMAGAIEVMGLYGYFLDNFSPGIAFDGMLAALIARNDIRLVPVLAFFLAALKAGALGMERFTGIPKSLVDAIIAMFILLAAMEGLFLLRRRAKGKEA; via the coding sequence GTGAATAGAAGTTCGACTCTCAGCACTCTGGTCACCGTCGTCGTCTCCCTCCTTTTCGGCGCCGTCGTCGTCGCCCTCCTGGGCCACAGCCCCGTCGAGGCCTATCGGGAACTTCTCAAGGGGGCCTTCTGGGGGCGCTTCAACTTCGGCGGCACCCTGGAGCGCTTCGTCCCCCTCCTTCTGACGGCCCTGGCCTTCGCCGTCTCCTCCAAGGTGGCCGTCTTCAACGTCGGCGTCGAGGGCGAGCTCTATCTGGGGGCCATCGCCGCAGCCTGGGTCGGAGCGGCCCTCACGGGCGTTGCGGCCCCGATCCACATCGGCCTCTGCCTGCTGGCGGCCATGGCGGCCGGGGGGGCCTGGGCGGCCATTCCCGGCGCCCTCAAGGCCTACTGGCGCGTCAACGAAGTCTGCGTCACCATCCTGGCCAACTACGTGGCCATCTACATCACCTCCTACCTCGTGGGCTATCCCCTCTCGGCGGGGACGGGCGTCCCTCAGACGGCGGCCCTGGCCGCCACGGCCCGCCTGTCGCGCATTCTGCCGCCGAGCCGGGCCAACTCGGGACTCTTCATCGCCCTCGCCGCCCTTTTCGTCACCTGGTGGGTCGTGCACCGCAGCACCTGGGGCTACAGGATGCGGGCCGTCGGCGAGAACGCCGGCTACGCCGAACACGTGGGCATCCGCTCCAGGGCGACGATGGTCTGGGGGATGGTCTTCAGCGGCGCCCTGGGCGGCATGGCCGGAGCCATCGAGGTCATGGGCCTCTACGGTTATTTTCTGGACAATTTCTCGCCCGGAATCGCCTTCGACGGCATGCTGGCGGCCCTCATCGCCCGCAACGACATCCGCCTCGTCCCCGTCCTGGCCTTCTTCCTGGCCGCCCTCAAGGCGGGAGCCCTCGGCATGGAGCGCTTCACGGGAATTCCAAAGTCCCTCGTCGACGCCATCATCGCCATGTTCATCCTCCTGGCCGCCATGGAGGGCCTTTTCCTCCTCCGCCGCCGAGCCAAGGGG